From Apium graveolens cultivar Ventura chromosome 9, ASM990537v1, whole genome shotgun sequence, the proteins below share one genomic window:
- the LOC141686378 gene encoding uncharacterized protein LOC141686378, whose amino-acid sequence MRQFKKFSIKTIRGHIYDNGFCLGYVHWVWHGETASTGPKSSSASCPPKEQAPDPPPEQASDEASEQDQEHVAASETVDGCEAAYNSGQYDNDSYQFRRFIVDAEQPLYEGSDCTKLESMLKLHNWKSRFGITDSAFTDLLSSVGSLLPKDNVLPSNAYEAKKNLSNLGLEYIKFHSCLNDCVLYMGVHADATKCPKCRLSRWKLTKKGEERVNLPAKVMWYFPIIPRFKRMFKSPSTAELMCWHVQQRTQDGKMRHPADSPSWKNIDYRWPSFGSEPRNLRLALSADGVNPHNNGISNKYSCWPVILVTYNLPPWLCMKRKFMMLSILVPGPHEPGNNIDIYLQPMIDDLKKLWKEGEPNVYDAYNKSFFTLKAVLMWMINDFPAYGN is encoded by the coding sequence ATGCGCCAATTTAAAAAATTCTCTATAAAAACAATCAGGGGCCATATCTATGACAATGGCTTTTGTCTAGGTTATGTGCATTGGGTTTGGCACGGGGAGACTGCTTCTACGGGTCCTAAATCTTCAAGTGCTAGTTGTCCACCGAAAGAGCAAGCTCCAGACCCACCTCCTGAGCAAGCCTCTGATGAAGCATCAGAGCAAGATCAGGAGCATGTCGCTGCTTCGGAAACTGTTGATGGTTGTGAAGCGGCATATAACTCGGGTCAATATGATAATGATTCATATCAGTTTAGGAGGTTCATAGTCGATGCTGAGCAACCTCTATATGAGGGTAGTGACTGTACTAAGTTAGAGTCGATGTTGAAGTTGCATAACTGGAAATCTAGGTTTGGTATTACCGATAGTGCCTTCACTGACCTCCTTTCTTCTGTTGGGTCTCTACTTCCCAAAGATAATGTGTTACCTAGTAATGCATATGAAGCAAAAAAAAACCTCTCCAATTTAGGTCTAGAGTATATAAAGTTCCATTCATGTCTGAATGACTGTGTACTGTACATGGGTGTACATGCTGATGCAACCAAGTGTCCTAAGTGTCGACTTTCTCGGTGGAAGTTGACAAAGAAAGGTGAAGAGAGGGTTAATCTTCCAGCCAAAGTCATGTGGTATTTTCCAATAATTCCTAGATTTAAACGTATGTTTAAATCTCCTTCCACCGCTGAACTAATGTGTTGGCATGTGCAACAGCGGACACAAGATGGTAAAATGCGACATCCAGCCGACTCTCCATCTTGGAAAAATATAGATTATAGGTGGCCATCCTTTGGTAGTGAACCGAGAAACCTTCGCTTGGCTTTATCGGCGGATGGTGTAAACCCGCACAATAATGGCATATCTAATAAATATAGTTGCTGGCCAGTCATATTGGTGACTTACAATCTTCCTCCCTGGTTATGTATGAAAAGAAAATTTATGATGTTGTCGATATTGGTCCCTGGCCCGCATGAGCCTGGTAATAACATCGACATCTACTTACAACCGATGATTGATGATTTAAAAAAGCTTTGGAAGGAAGGGGAACCAAATGTGTATGACGCGtataacaaatcatttttcactttaaaagcaGTTTTAATGTGGATGATAAATGACTTCCCTGCTTACGGAAATTAA